From Flavipsychrobacter sp., a single genomic window includes:
- a CDS encoding Rv1355c family protein has protein sequence MDIKAYRDKSSVDNSIHLPEILRLSNKKDLSRFEQIIQSEAPFIYDELHDQLKELVKISHPSRVLKDEDYEVLIPEHLSGANPDEYGVWVYYPWCKKMIHLLDEEEFVQVRTSRNQYKITKEEQAVLATKKIGVIGLSVGQSVALSMAMERAFGEIRLADFDVLELTNFNRIRTPLYNLGVKKVVAVAREIAEIDPYLKVTIFEEGLQEENMDAFYLDGGKLDGLIDECDGVDMKILCRLKARELQIPVLMEASDRCTIDVERFDLEPDRSILHGYIDHLDVTKLKDLKTNEEKIPYLAPMVGVDTMSARLKASAIEVGHSITTWPQLASAVIMGGGAVADIWRRIALDQYHESGRYFIDMQELVGDEKTTPVAIENPYAPLEKEDIVAVASGHTFNIEESNVTLEEEVVKRIVDAASTAPSGGNAQPWKWVYKNGLLSLFFDKHYGYSYMDFQDTASYIAIGAAVENLVLKTHEENYEVAISYFPIKDDKRLIATFSFYNKGANVEGIEPHILDDLSSTIMDRHTNRKVPVREELPQEILAEIANAGMTVEHAQVTYSDNPDQLMQLGKMIGITDRYRVLTPASHHDFTYQEMRWTEEEAERRKTGMHIGTLELRESELLGLKFVKDPNVVKFIKEIDGGYILRNASVKNAVSASAFGLLTMPSNSAMDFINGGRASQRIWLKATQLGIAFHVMNVPLAYFARLKYAPNELPENSNAEIANLYEQFKGIFGHSSQEEIYLFRLFKAAPPEIVPFRKPIDDILFIV, from the coding sequence ATGGATATTAAAGCATATAGAGATAAATCGTCAGTAGACAACAGTATACATCTGCCTGAAATTTTAAGACTTAGCAATAAGAAAGACCTTAGTAGGTTTGAGCAGATCATTCAATCAGAGGCTCCTTTCATCTATGACGAACTTCACGACCAACTTAAAGAATTGGTAAAGATCAGTCACCCTTCAAGAGTGCTTAAGGATGAGGACTATGAAGTATTAATACCGGAGCATTTGTCTGGAGCTAACCCTGATGAATATGGTGTGTGGGTATACTATCCTTGGTGTAAGAAAATGATACACCTACTTGATGAAGAAGAATTTGTTCAAGTAAGAACCTCGAGAAACCAATATAAGATTACTAAAGAAGAGCAAGCCGTACTCGCTACTAAAAAAATAGGAGTTATCGGTTTGTCAGTTGGGCAGTCTGTAGCATTGTCAATGGCTATGGAGCGGGCGTTTGGAGAAATTAGATTAGCAGATTTTGATGTGTTGGAGTTGACCAATTTCAATAGAATCAGGACGCCTTTATATAATCTTGGTGTAAAGAAAGTAGTAGCTGTAGCAAGAGAAATAGCAGAGATTGATCCTTATTTAAAAGTAACCATATTCGAAGAAGGGTTGCAAGAGGAGAACATGGATGCGTTCTATTTAGACGGTGGTAAGCTAGATGGTTTGATAGATGAATGTGATGGAGTTGATATGAAAATCCTCTGCCGTTTAAAAGCAAGGGAATTGCAAATTCCTGTTTTAATGGAAGCTAGTGATAGGTGTACTATAGATGTTGAGCGTTTTGACTTAGAACCTGACCGTTCTATTTTACATGGATATATAGATCATCTTGATGTTACAAAGCTTAAAGATCTAAAAACTAACGAAGAAAAAATCCCATATCTAGCACCAATGGTAGGGGTTGATACCATGTCTGCAAGACTTAAAGCCTCTGCTATAGAGGTGGGGCACTCTATAACAACATGGCCTCAACTGGCCTCAGCTGTAATAATGGGTGGTGGTGCTGTAGCTGATATATGGAGACGTATAGCTCTAGACCAGTATCATGAATCTGGAAGGTATTTTATTGATATGCAAGAGTTGGTAGGTGATGAGAAAACTACCCCTGTAGCAATAGAGAATCCATACGCTCCGTTAGAAAAAGAAGATATAGTAGCTGTAGCTAGTGGACACACCTTTAACATAGAGGAGTCTAATGTGACACTTGAAGAAGAGGTTGTAAAACGAATAGTAGATGCTGCTAGTACTGCCCCGTCAGGAGGTAATGCCCAGCCATGGAAGTGGGTATATAAGAATGGCCTGCTATCATTATTCTTCGATAAGCATTACGGCTACTCTTACATGGATTTTCAAGATACGGCATCCTATATTGCTATTGGTGCGGCTGTAGAAAATCTTGTGCTCAAAACTCATGAGGAAAACTATGAAGTAGCAATATCGTATTTCCCTATAAAGGATGATAAAAGGCTTATCGCAACATTTAGCTTTTATAATAAAGGAGCAAATGTTGAAGGAATAGAACCTCATATATTGGATGACCTGTCTTCAACAATTATGGATAGGCATACCAATAGGAAAGTGCCCGTTCGTGAGGAGTTGCCTCAAGAAATATTGGCAGAGATAGCAAATGCTGGAATGACTGTAGAACATGCCCAAGTTACTTATTCTGATAATCCGGACCAGCTGATGCAGTTGGGTAAAATGATCGGTATTACTGATAGATATAGGGTGTTAACCCCTGCAAGCCATCATGACTTTACCTATCAAGAGATGAGATGGACTGAGGAAGAGGCTGAAAGAAGAAAGACAGGTATGCATATAGGTACTTTAGAACTTAGGGAGTCAGAACTATTAGGACTTAAGTTTGTAAAGGATCCTAATGTGGTTAAGTTTATAAAAGAGATTGATGGTGGCTATATATTAAGAAATGCATCTGTGAAAAATGCCGTCTCTGCTTCGGCTTTCGGATTATTGACCATGCCTTCAAACAGTGCGATGGATTTTATTAATGGAGGTCGTGCATCACAAAGAATATGGTTAAAAGCCACCCAGCTAGGTATTGCTTTTCATGTGATGAACGTGCCTTTGGCTTATTTTGCTAGGCTAAAGTATGCCCCTAACGAGCTGCCTGAGAACTCAAATGCAGAGATAGCAAACTTGTATGAGCAATTTAAAGGGATATTTGGTCATAGCAGCCAAGAAGAAATATACCTGTTCAGGTTATTTAAAGCAGCGCCTCCAGAAATAGTGCCGTTTAGAAAACCTATCGATGATATCTTGTTTATAGTGTAA
- a CDS encoding glycosyltransferase family 4 protein, whose protein sequence is MKVLVLNFEKTWRGGERQTLYNMQGFRKLGLEVVLACRQGTPMSVKAKQDGFKVNEYDNVFGVVGLLLLKGRGFDVIHVQTSHMLTYAAYTKPFHGSKIVFTRRVNFQPHGFFTRLKYQLSDRVIAISQSVKRVLHNFGIREVSVISDIVMPRSLDKLRAEKEFKKEIKGKRVVATMAALSKDKDPLTMVEAIRYLSEKRKDFVFLHFGSGDMEPVIKEKITEYKITDVYQLVGFYENVEDFLSIADIFVMSSEQEGLGSIVLDAFIHKVPVVATKAGGMAELIENDRGVGCEVKAAQDIAEGVNMLLDNSDKVSSITEKAYEYVIENHSMDAISHKYLDIFNRL, encoded by the coding sequence ATGAAAGTACTGGTACTAAATTTTGAGAAAACATGGAGAGGTGGCGAGCGGCAAACTTTGTATAATATGCAAGGTTTTAGGAAGTTGGGACTTGAAGTTGTTTTAGCTTGTAGGCAAGGCACACCCATGTCTGTCAAGGCGAAGCAGGATGGTTTTAAGGTTAATGAGTATGATAATGTTTTTGGCGTAGTTGGCTTGCTTTTATTAAAAGGTAGAGGGTTTGACGTCATCCATGTTCAAACTTCACACATGCTTACTTATGCTGCATACACAAAGCCTTTTCATGGAAGTAAAATTGTATTTACCAGAAGGGTTAATTTCCAGCCTCACGGTTTTTTTACTAGGTTGAAGTATCAATTGTCTGACAGAGTAATAGCTATTAGTCAATCTGTAAAGCGTGTTTTGCACAATTTTGGGATAAGAGAGGTTTCTGTAATCTCGGATATCGTTATGCCAAGATCTCTTGATAAACTTAGGGCAGAGAAGGAGTTTAAGAAAGAGATAAAAGGGAAAAGGGTAGTGGCTACAATGGCAGCATTATCAAAAGATAAAGATCCTTTGACAATGGTTGAGGCTATTAGATACTTGTCAGAAAAAAGAAAAGATTTTGTTTTCCTTCATTTTGGTAGTGGAGATATGGAGCCTGTGATAAAAGAAAAAATCACAGAATATAAAATCACTGATGTATATCAACTTGTAGGTTTTTATGAAAACGTTGAAGATTTCTTATCTATCGCCGATATTTTTGTAATGAGTTCGGAACAAGAAGGACTAGGTAGCATTGTCTTAGATGCATTTATTCATAAAGTTCCTGTAGTGGCGACAAAAGCTGGTGGTATGGCAGAACTGATAGAAAACGATAGAGGTGTAGGCTGTGAGGTAAAAGCTGCTCAAGATATTGCAGAGGGGGTTAACATGTTGCTTGATAATTCGGATAAGGTGAGCTCAATAACAGAAAAAGCTTATGAGTATGTTATTGAAAATCATAGTATGGATGCTATAAGCCATAAGTATTTAGATATATTCAACAGGCTTTAA
- a CDS encoding response regulator produces the protein MKDGKINILYVDDEENNLMSFKATFRIKYNIHTAISGEDAIKILENNPIEIIITDQRMPSMTGVQFLESILDKHPDPMRILLTGYADLTAVIDAVNKGKIFHYLTKPCNEEELEETIKRAYDVYKLKKDEKELTEKLGVTNSQLEFLLRQQLLS, from the coding sequence ATGAAAGACGGGAAAATTAATATACTTTATGTTGATGACGAAGAGAATAACTTGATGTCATTCAAGGCTACTTTTCGCATAAAATACAACATACATACAGCTATAAGTGGTGAGGACGCAATTAAAATTTTAGAAAACAACCCAATTGAGATCATCATCACCGACCAGCGTATGCCCAGCATGACAGGCGTGCAATTCCTTGAGTCAATATTAGACAAGCACCCAGACCCCATGCGTATATTGCTGACTGGGTATGCCGACCTAACTGCGGTTATTGATGCAGTTAACAAGGGTAAAATATTCCATTATCTAACAAAACCTTGTAATGAAGAGGAGCTCGAGGAGACCATAAAAAGAGCTTACGATGTATATAAACTGAAGAAAGACGAAAAAGAGTTGACAGAGAAACTAGGTGTTACTAACTCTCAGTTAGAATTCTTACTTAGACAACAACTTTTATCCTAA
- the rluF gene encoding 23S rRNA pseudouridine(2604) synthase RluF, whose translation MNQEDQELISLNKFISSSGFCSRREADKYIEEGRVTINNAVANIGMRVSINDVVAVDGEKLKPKKKQPTIYMAFNKPVGVTSTTDPTDKSNIISYINYHKRIFPIGRLDKDSDGLIFLTNDGDIVNKILRAGNNHDKEYIVTVNKAITPDFIKQMSNGIPILGKMTKKCTIRKEGNKKFRIILTEGMNRQIRRMCRHLDYKVMSLTRVRIMNVSLGKLHVGKWRLLTAAEVDTLNKLVASSSKTEEASSKTKNSHPSKSTSNKSKISTKRSNDKKSGASPKNNSYKDWRKKR comes from the coding sequence ATGAATCAAGAGGATCAAGAGTTGATAAGCTTAAATAAGTTTATCAGCTCTTCAGGTTTCTGCTCAAGAAGAGAAGCAGATAAATATATTGAAGAAGGACGTGTTACCATTAACAACGCTGTTGCTAATATAGGCATGCGTGTATCTATTAACGATGTTGTTGCTGTTGATGGCGAAAAGCTAAAGCCTAAGAAAAAGCAGCCTACAATATATATGGCCTTCAACAAACCAGTTGGAGTAACATCTACTACCGACCCTACTGACAAGTCAAATATAATATCTTACATCAACTACCACAAACGTATTTTCCCTATTGGAAGACTGGATAAGGATTCTGACGGGCTGATATTCCTAACTAATGACGGTGATATTGTCAATAAAATTTTACGTGCCGGCAATAATCATGATAAAGAATACATTGTTACTGTCAACAAAGCAATTACTCCTGATTTTATAAAGCAAATGAGTAATGGTATACCCATTCTTGGGAAAATGACTAAGAAATGTACCATTAGAAAAGAAGGGAATAAAAAGTTTCGTATCATACTTACCGAAGGGATGAACAGGCAGATACGTAGAATGTGCCGTCATTTAGACTATAAAGTAATGAGTCTTACACGTGTACGGATAATGAATGTGAGTTTAGGTAAACTGCACGTAGGTAAATGGAGATTACTTACAGCTGCAGAAGTTGACACACTTAATAAGCTAGTTGCCTCATCTTCCAAAACAGAAGAGGCTTCATCTAAAACAAAAAATAGCCATCCTTCAAAATCAACATCCAATAAAAGTAAGATTTCTACTAAGAGAAGTAACGATAAAAAATCTGGGGCATCACCAAAAAATAATAGCTATAAAGACTGGAGAAAGAAACGATAG
- a CDS encoding 7TM diverse intracellular signaling domain-containing protein: MNENNNSNHFLGYSIYTLLLAIVFSACSFVATAQVDTFHYNDGEHLNAMSGTYFGYIEDENGILVPRDIIETKGFNPIDKETINLGVSKSTFWLKAYVQNNTAQNDMYLVLQQPLIDFAELYEVEPNGRLTKSTISKSETYKTRKHEQLDYVFNINIPSGQKRLIILKVKNAAPLVFPVKLGNEEQVFKAATNKELILGFYSGIILVMCIYNIFVYFSVRDKSYILYVIYILTVGLTQVTLQDFTFKYLWPNSPWLALQGPVLLSCISSIAALQFIKEFLRTKEHVPRLHIGLHVFIGVFVVSAILNLTGMRVAGFQLMQAGTALASIYALFISYKIYKMNYRPAKFFLLAWSILLLGAIVFVLKDVGVMPYNYTTSSAIQITSVIEIVLLSFALADKINMFRKEKEESQAQALAALEENARITRQQNVILETKVNERTIELKQSNEELSKTLTELKEAESQLVESEKMASLGQLTAGIAHEINNPINFVTSNVKPLRRDVDMLVELMGQIEELVVADGSAEDKKARIEEIKEELDFDYLKEEIDYLLKGINEGSSRTAEIVKGLRVFSRLDEDDLKKANLNEGIDSTLIIANNVLGDKIKVIKNLGNLPLVECYPGKLNQVFLNMISNAAHAITERFGSEPGGELAITTYQSDDNVCISLKDNGVGMDAETQKKIFEPFFTTKDVGEGTGLGMSIVYNTLNKHNGKVDLKSEVGVGTEFIITLPIVHENTEN, translated from the coding sequence ATGAATGAAAACAATAATAGCAATCATTTTCTAGGGTATAGTATATATACATTACTACTTGCTATTGTTTTTAGTGCTTGCAGTTTTGTTGCTACTGCTCAGGTAGATACCTTCCATTATAACGACGGGGAGCATCTGAATGCTATGTCCGGTACTTATTTTGGTTATATAGAAGACGAAAATGGCATATTAGTACCTAGAGACATTATAGAGACAAAAGGATTTAACCCTATAGATAAAGAGACCATAAATTTAGGCGTTTCTAAATCTACCTTTTGGCTTAAGGCCTATGTGCAAAATAATACTGCACAAAATGATATGTATTTAGTTTTGCAACAACCTCTAATAGACTTTGCTGAACTATACGAAGTAGAACCTAATGGAAGGCTAACAAAATCTACAATATCGAAAAGTGAAACGTATAAAACTAGAAAGCATGAGCAATTGGATTATGTTTTCAATATAAACATACCATCTGGTCAAAAGCGACTAATAATACTTAAAGTAAAAAATGCAGCTCCTCTAGTTTTTCCGGTAAAATTGGGTAATGAGGAGCAGGTTTTTAAAGCAGCGACCAATAAAGAGTTGATACTAGGTTTCTATAGTGGTATCATACTCGTTATGTGTATCTACAACATATTTGTATACTTCTCTGTTAGAGACAAGAGTTATATACTATATGTGATATACATTCTCACTGTAGGTTTAACGCAAGTAACATTGCAGGATTTTACTTTCAAATACTTGTGGCCTAATAGCCCATGGTTAGCATTACAAGGACCTGTATTACTTTCTTGTATCAGTAGTATTGCCGCATTACAATTCATAAAGGAGTTCTTACGTACCAAAGAACATGTGCCAAGGTTACATATTGGCTTACATGTGTTCATTGGGGTATTTGTAGTAAGTGCTATTCTTAATCTTACAGGAATGAGAGTAGCGGGTTTTCAACTGATGCAAGCAGGTACTGCATTAGCTTCTATTTATGCATTATTTATATCTTATAAAATATATAAGATGAATTATCGACCTGCTAAGTTTTTCTTATTAGCATGGTCTATTCTTTTATTAGGAGCAATAGTCTTTGTGCTTAAAGATGTAGGCGTTATGCCATATAACTACACGACATCTTCAGCTATACAGATCACTTCGGTTATTGAAATTGTACTACTATCATTTGCACTAGCCGATAAGATAAATATGTTCAGGAAAGAGAAGGAGGAGTCGCAAGCACAAGCTCTTGCTGCGCTAGAGGAGAATGCCCGTATAACCAGACAACAAAACGTAATACTAGAAACTAAGGTCAACGAAAGAACTATAGAATTAAAGCAATCTAATGAAGAGCTGAGTAAAACACTGACAGAGTTGAAGGAAGCAGAGTCTCAGCTAGTAGAATCTGAAAAAATGGCCTCTCTCGGTCAGCTTACAGCGGGCATAGCACATGAAATCAATAATCCGATCAACTTTGTCACTTCCAATGTGAAGCCTTTAAGAAGAGACGTCGATATGCTAGTGGAGTTGATGGGCCAGATAGAAGAGTTGGTCGTAGCAGATGGTAGCGCAGAAGACAAAAAGGCTAGAATAGAAGAAATAAAGGAGGAGTTGGATTTTGATTATCTTAAAGAGGAGATAGACTATTTACTAAAAGGCATAAACGAAGGGTCTAGTAGAACGGCAGAAATAGTTAAAGGATTACGTGTCTTCTCAAGGTTAGATGAAGATGACTTGAAAAAGGCAAATCTAAATGAGGGTATTGACTCTACATTGATCATAGCTAATAATGTTTTGGGTGATAAGATAAAAGTTATTAAGAATTTAGGTAACTTACCTTTGGTAGAGTGCTATCCTGGTAAACTCAACCAAGTGTTCTTGAATATGATATCTAATGCTGCACATGCTATTACAGAAAGATTTGGTAGTGAGCCAGGAGGTGAATTGGCAATAACAACATATCAATCTGATGACAATGTTTGTATTAGCTTGAAAGATAATGGTGTTGGTATGGATGCAGAGACCCAGAAGAAAATATTTGAGCCATTCTTTACCACTAAGGATGTAGGAGAAGGTACAGGTTTAGGAATGTCAATAGTATACAATACGCTTAATAAGCATAATGGCAAGGTCGATTTAAAATCGGAGGTAGGTGTTGGAACTGAATTTATAATTACACTCCCTATTGTTCATGAGAATACCGAAAATTAA
- a CDS encoding glycosyltransferase family 2 protein gives MQISAVIITLNEEKKIEQCIRSLKNIADEILVFDSFSTDNTVSIAKQLGAKVLQHKFEGYMQQKELATNAAQYDWIFSIDADEVVTERLEKSILQIKNGQLEYTAYQVSRITNYCGKWIKHCGWYPDKVTRLVDRTKGNWGGGSVHEHWVQNTTTPTGLLKGDLLHYSYDTISQHIIKIDKFTELGARDAVAKGKDCSKLKVWLAPKWYFFTAYILQLGILDGYYGYIICKYSSFGKMIKYGKIRQYAKMKREGIPY, from the coding sequence ATGCAGATAAGTGCAGTTATCATAACACTTAATGAAGAAAAGAAAATAGAGCAGTGTATTCGTTCCCTTAAGAATATTGCAGATGAGATATTAGTGTTTGACAGCTTCTCAACAGACAATACAGTATCTATTGCTAAGCAACTAGGAGCCAAAGTTCTACAACACAAATTTGAAGGTTATATGCAGCAAAAAGAGCTAGCTACAAATGCAGCTCAATACGATTGGATATTTTCAATAGATGCTGACGAAGTAGTAACTGAACGTTTAGAAAAATCTATTCTACAAATAAAAAATGGTCAGCTTGAATATACAGCTTACCAAGTATCGCGCATCACTAACTATTGTGGCAAATGGATAAAACACTGTGGTTGGTACCCTGATAAAGTGACAAGATTAGTAGATAGGACTAAAGGCAACTGGGGCGGAGGTAGTGTGCATGAGCATTGGGTGCAAAACACAACAACCCCAACGGGTCTATTAAAAGGGGACTTACTTCATTATAGCTACGATACCATTTCACAGCATATTATTAAGATCGATAAATTCACTGAATTGGGTGCCAGAGATGCCGTTGCTAAAGGAAAAGATTGTAGTAAACTAAAAGTATGGCTAGCACCCAAGTGGTATTTCTTTACCGCATATATTCTACAACTGGGAATACTTGACGGGTATTACGGCTATATTATATGTAAGTATTCAAGTTTTGGCAAAATGATCAAATATGGAAAAATACGACAGTATGCCAAAATGAAAAGAGAAGGAATACCCTATTAA
- a CDS encoding outer membrane beta-barrel protein → MKNRVYLIIATLLLMSNNSYAQELIVTGKIVDKKDNTLLIGVTVILTDANGEKRGATTNNEGYFLLKDVTQGSYDLKARYIGYAELNKKIFVNNNFTDVGILGMSVSRKALEDIVIKTKQTRVEVLGDTTQINADAYKVNRDATTEDLLTKMPGVTTTEGTLKVNGEDVKEVLVDGKPFFGNDPNAAIKNLPAEVIDKIQVFNKQSDQSQFTGFDDGNSQKAINIITKAGKNNGQFGKIYAGYGTDDRYAAGGNVNIFNGDRRISIIGMSNNINQQNFSNEDLLGVMSASSSQRRGGGGRPPRRPGSGTDVSDFMVGSQNGITQSNSIGLNYSDNWGKKIKASGSYFYNSTNNDNQTNLNRQYILSDTSLMYNEENIAESKNQNHRLNLRVEYDIDSNNSIIISPRISLQDNKATSLLDGYSFYTSDIIDSRTDNNTGANNLGYNISNDLLYRHKFKKQGRTLSILARTQVNNSNGDGNTYSLNTYSRNDSSLIDQRYAKTAKSNTLSARIMYTEPISKGIQLMANYSPSITNNNADKETNNRSIAEQAYSNFDTLLSNKYKSTYTTHEAGVGLRFQHNRKLMGMIGINGQISELKGTQEFPTLFTVNQSFTNVLPRAFINYRAGKGKNARLMYHAHTNAPTITQLQNVVDNSNPLLLTTGNPDLKQTVQHRIMMHYNSVNTKSSSSFFAYLMANFAEDYVANATYIPTRDTILSNGTIVNQGSQISLPVNLDGYFNGKAFITYGTPVSLLKSNLNLNVGFTYTKTPALINDQLNLSNNYEFSGGLVVGSNISEQVDFTLSYTGNYNIAKNTLQSQNDYTYYNQITSLKLNWLTLKDRLVLNTNINHSLYTGMTDGFNQSFFLWNAYVGYKFLKDRSLEAKISVYDLLNQNTNVSRTITDTYIEDSYSNVLNRYFMLTVTYTLRNFKI, encoded by the coding sequence ATGAAAAACAGAGTATACCTGATAATAGCTACTCTATTGCTAATGAGCAATAACAGCTATGCACAAGAGCTAATCGTAACAGGCAAAATAGTAGACAAAAAAGACAATACCCTCCTAATAGGTGTCACAGTAATTCTAACAGATGCTAACGGCGAAAAAAGAGGAGCTACAACCAATAACGAAGGATATTTCCTGCTAAAGGATGTAACACAAGGCAGTTACGACCTGAAGGCACGCTATATAGGTTATGCCGAACTCAACAAAAAGATATTCGTCAACAATAACTTTACAGACGTAGGAATACTAGGCATGTCGGTAAGCCGAAAAGCACTGGAAGACATCGTTATAAAAACCAAGCAAACACGTGTAGAGGTACTTGGGGATACCACACAGATAAACGCTGATGCCTACAAGGTAAACAGGGACGCAACCACAGAAGACCTACTCACAAAAATGCCAGGCGTAACCACAACAGAAGGAACATTAAAAGTGAATGGTGAAGATGTAAAAGAAGTATTAGTAGATGGTAAACCCTTCTTTGGCAACGACCCTAATGCCGCAATAAAGAATCTGCCAGCTGAGGTTATAGATAAAATACAAGTATTCAATAAACAAAGTGACCAATCACAATTCACAGGTTTTGATGATGGTAATAGCCAAAAAGCAATTAACATCATTACCAAAGCGGGTAAGAATAATGGTCAGTTTGGAAAAATATATGCAGGATATGGCACCGACGACCGCTATGCAGCAGGTGGTAATGTAAATATCTTTAACGGAGATAGGCGTATATCTATCATAGGCATGTCAAACAATATCAACCAGCAGAACTTTAGCAATGAAGACCTACTAGGTGTTATGAGCGCCTCTAGCAGTCAAAGACGTGGTGGTGGAGGCAGACCTCCACGCAGACCTGGTAGCGGCACAGACGTTAGTGATTTTATGGTAGGCAGTCAAAATGGAATAACACAGAGCAATTCAATAGGGCTCAACTACTCGGACAACTGGGGCAAGAAAATAAAAGCCTCAGGAAGCTATTTTTACAACAGCACCAATAACGATAACCAAACCAATCTGAACCGTCAATACATTTTAAGTGACACCTCACTTATGTACAACGAAGAAAACATTGCTGAAAGTAAAAACCAGAATCACAGATTGAACTTACGAGTAGAGTATGACATAGATAGTAATAACTCCATCATTATATCGCCAAGAATAAGCTTACAAGACAATAAAGCCACATCCCTACTCGACGGATATAGTTTCTACACTAGCGACATAATAGATAGCAGAACAGATAATAATACCGGTGCCAATAATTTAGGGTATAACATATCCAATGACCTATTGTATAGACACAAATTCAAAAAACAAGGCAGGACTTTGTCTATCCTAGCAAGAACGCAAGTAAACAATAGCAATGGTGATGGCAATACATACTCTTTGAACACCTATAGCCGTAATGATAGTAGCTTAATAGACCAACGTTACGCTAAAACTGCCAAGAGCAACACCCTATCTGCACGCATCATGTATACTGAGCCTATATCAAAGGGCATACAACTGATGGCAAACTATAGCCCGAGTATCACAAACAATAATGCCGACAAGGAAACCAACAACAGGAGCATAGCAGAGCAAGCCTATAGCAATTTTGACACACTGCTTTCTAATAAATATAAAAGCACCTATACAACACATGAAGCCGGTGTAGGCTTAAGGTTTCAACACAACAGAAAACTAATGGGAATGATCGGTATAAACGGACAAATATCTGAACTAAAAGGAACACAAGAATTCCCTACCCTGTTTACTGTCAACCAATCGTTTACCAATGTACTACCGAGAGCTTTTATCAATTATCGTGCAGGCAAAGGGAAAAATGCCCGCTTGATGTATCATGCACATACTAATGCGCCTACTATTACTCAGCTACAGAATGTAGTAGATAACAGTAATCCATTGTTACTTACTACAGGCAATCCTGACTTAAAGCAAACCGTACAGCACAGAATAATGATGCATTACAATAGTGTAAACACTAAATCATCAAGTAGTTTCTTTGCATACCTTATGGCCAACTTTGCAGAAGATTATGTTGCCAACGCTACTTACATACCAACACGAGACACAATACTAAGTAATGGCACAATAGTAAACCAAGGCAGCCAGATATCACTACCGGTAAACCTTGACGGATATTTCAACGGTAAAGCCTTTATAACCTACGGGACGCCTGTAAGCCTGTTAAAAAGCAACCTTAACCTGAATGTCGGTTTCACCTACACCAAAACACCTGCACTTATAAACGACCAACTAAACCTATCTAACAACTACGAATTTAGCGGAGGACTTGTTGTAGGAAGTAATATTAGCGAACAGGTAGACTTCACCCTATCCTATACAGGCAACTACAACATAGCTAAGAACACACTACAGTCACAGAACGATTATACCTATTACAACCAAATAACCTCGTTAAAACTAAACTGGCTGACGTTAAAGGATAGACTGGTATTAAACACAAACATTAACCATAGTCTATACACAGGGATGACAGATGGCTTTAACCAGAGTTTCTTTTTATGGAATGCATATGTAGGTTACAAATTCCTTAAAGACCGCTCACTGGAAGCCAAGATAAGTGTATATGACCTACTTAATCAAAACACAAACGTTAGCAGAACAATTACCGACACTTATATTGAAGACAGTTATAGCAATGTATTGAACAGATACTTCATGCTAACAGTTACCTATACACTACGCAACTTTAAGATATAA